From Salmo salar chromosome ssa09, Ssal_v3.1, whole genome shotgun sequence:
tttttgttttgtcattttcgcagacgctcttatccagagcgacttacagtagtgaatgcatacatttaatttcacacgttttttttgttgtactggccccccatgggaatcaaacccacaaccctggcgttgcacacaccatgctggcgttgcaaacaccatgctctaccaactgagccacagggaaggacaATACGAGGGTTAATAGTTCCACTAAATAGTAATACCAGTTTCTTTATCTCAAGGTGCCAACTCATTCCTGAGCTTTTTGCCAGAGCATAAGAAGTGCATATGTtgtttttcatgttgttgttaCATGTTAAAACCAGGTTTTTGTTTAAGATCACTTTTTTGAGTGTAATGTTTGAATGCTTTGCTAATAAAGATGTTTTTGTTACTATTTCTAAGGTGTTCAAGCTGCTGATTATGGACCTTCCTCAGAGGAGGAGAGTCATTGAGAACCTCCGAGAGACGGACGACCCCGCCAGCgatcagctggagagagagatggacggagaggacaggaggacggAAAACATTGGGATGATAAAGAGGAGTGAAgagggagatggaaggagaggaaaagaggtgGAGGAGATGAATGAGGGGTGCCGCCGCTGCCAAGGGGACGGagcgagagggaaggagagaaaccaGAGCCGTGgtgagaggaaggaggaagagaaaagATACCAGATGCTTGTGGAAATGCAGCGTATCCGTTCCCAcgaagagaaaagagaaagggaAACCTTCCTGAGaaacaaggagagggaggaaaagaaaagggaggaggaggagagaacgagagagagggcaCATCTGGCCAAGCAAAAAAGGGATGCggacagaagggagagagaggtgcacaggatggagagggagatagtGGAGAAGAGAAAGGAGGTTGATCACAGAGTGATGTCTGTGAACAGGAAGGTGTTCTCTCTCAGGTCCGAGGCTGAACAAATCAGGAAGGAGAGAAAGTCACTAAGGATGTTTCAGAGCAAGCTAGAGAACCTGGGACCAAATATGGAAGGCCAGAGCAGGGCTCAGAACCAGGGACTAAATATGGAAGTCCAGAGCAGGGCTCAGAACCAGGGACTAAATATGGAAGTCCAGAGCAGGGCTCAGAACCAGGAACTAAATATGGAAGTCCAGAGCAGGGCTCAGAACCAGGGACTAAATATGGAAGTCCAGAGCAGGGTTCAGAACCAGGAACTAAATATGGAAGTCCAGAGCAGGGTTCAGAACCAGGGACTAAATATGGAAGTCCAGAGCAGGGCTCAGAACCAGGTAGTGAGAATGGAAACTCAGAGCGAGAACCAGGAAGGGAAGAGAAGTGTTAAGCAGAGCGCTGATCAAGGCAGACAGAAATGCTCTGTGGTAAGAGAAAACACCTCTCATTTACACTTGCTGCTTGGCCATAGGGTCTGTATGGGTGGCTAAATGTAAACACAGCTATACTTTGTTATCAAGGGATAGCAATGAGCAGGACACAATTTATTAACAGTATCCTCTTATCTGTCTTTATGTGTGCTGTAGAGTGGGGAAGTGCTATATGAGTTTTGTACATCTCACATGTCAAAAACGAACGTTCAATCTGTAGTTTGTTTACCGATTAGCTGCAATGTCCTCTTTTTATCtccttgtttctctctgtctcttcccctcctctttcACAGAAAGCAGACGAGGAGAAAACACGGCATGACATTCgaagagaggaagaaaagaggAAAATCGAGGAGGGGGACAAGAAGGACGAGATACTGAGTGTGTGAGATtcggtgagagagaagagaagggacagagagaggaggagaggaagagtcgAGAAACTGGGATTGATGGTAACATTGAAAGTGAGGCAGTTGGTTTGATGGAAGACAACAGAACGATGCCTGAAGACGGTGTCGGACGGAttgagacagaaaaggaaaggaGGAGTGAGAAGGCTGTGAGGGCAGAGGAAAAGGAGGCGTCTGAGGAGAGGGAAATAAAGTTGGAGAAGAAGAGGAAAATAGAGGCTAAGCGagtgatagaggaggaggagaagaagtctGAGGGTGAACAGAGTGAGAAAAAGACAAACGAGACAAAGCAAGAAAAGCAGACTTCCACAGAGACAGAACTGAGTGACTGGGATGAGGACAGTGAGGAGGAAGAGATTGGGGCGGTGAAATTGGAGATGAAACAGAAGAGCGAGGTCGTGAAGAAGAGGTCTGAGGGTGAACAGAGTGAGAAAAAGACAAAAGAGACAAAGCAAGAAAAGCAGACTTCAACAGAGACAGAACTGAGTGACTGGGATGAGGACAGTGAGGAGGAAGAGATTGTGTCGGGGAAATTGACGAAGAAGAAACAGAAAGAGCtggaagagaggaagaaggaggaggaaagggtgagaaaggaggagaagaagaaggaagaagagCGCCTGATgaatagggaggaggacaagaggaaagaggaggagaagaagctaCTAGAACAGGTAATGCTTTCTCCAACACTTTATTTATAAATCTTTTTTTACAAATAACTCCCACTTTTCCTACaatggagggtgtgtgtgggggggggggggttggcatACAAAACCATTTCAGTCCTTCCCAATTTCAATGTGTGTGATTGCACTTCTTGCCCGATGGTCaaacatgtaaatgtaaaatatatgaatCCGTCAATTTAATGGAACAGGTGAGCCTGAAAGTCCTGCAGGAATCCTGGAAGAAGGCTAAAGGGGAGGACAGGAAGAGATCTGAGGCACCCAAAATGGAAGCAGAACAGCAGCGCCAGTGGGCAGTTTTTTTCAGTGatttgagggaggaggaggaggagaacaggaggaagGTGTTCGCTGTCCAGGGGGGAAACCAGATGTTTCATAAAAATCAAGTTGTCAAGAGGACAACACACCAGGACCCAGGAAATGAGTCAGCAATATCGGTGAGTTCATCTGAGGACACTGGCTCTGAGTGGGAGCGGCAgtgggaggaagagaagaggagggagaaggagaggaaggaggaggaggagaagaggaagagactgGAAGATaagaagagggaggagatggcGAAGGAACGGGAGGAGCAGAAGAATAGAGAGGCGGAGGCGAAGTGGCAGGCACGTCTGGTTCCGAAGAAAAAGAAAGGTGTATTTAAGTCATTCTTCAACATTTTCATGTAAATGAAAACATGACATATTTTCATCATTTGAATCAAGCGTTTATCAAATGGAATAAAAaccacgtttttttttttattccaaaGGAAATGTTCATGTGTATTTCTTTCTCTATGTTAATATTAACGTTAATCACTTAGTGacataagaaagaaagaaaaagatagTTGCAAGCAGAAATAATAGAAACAGTCTCACTTAGTCACCAGTTGGGCACTGTGGGAATTAAGAAGACATAGCTTAAAGCATGCCATCTAAGTTATATCATTCTATATCAAATTGGTGAAGTGTTATGTCTAGTATGTTTGCCACAGCGCCACCATGTGGCCAAGTGCTAACATACTGATGCCACTGTCCCTCccaatttttctctctctctctctctctctctctctctctctctcgctctgctcatGTACACCACACCAATGGGGGAGAGCGCTCATTAAAAAATAGCCAGCAGGCAGAGTAAGAAGCGTCTTAgttgtctctctcttcttccacctccaccttctctccatcttctctttcttttccacctctctcctctatctctcattCATCTTAGTCCCGATGGTTTCTGGTCCTTATAAATACATAATATAATTGTGTTGTTCATGTGAAAAAAGATATCTCCTGAGGCTATGATATTTGCATATTGCTATCTCTGGAACATAGAAACAGAGATGAGATATCGCTAAATGAAAGCTTGAGTATTATTCAAAAGTATAATCttgaaacacaaaaaaacaaaacaagttaCTCGCTGAACAAAACGGTGCTACTGGACGTCCTGGGTGTGCTATGGTGACacgggacggacggacggacggacggacggacggacggacggacaggacagagggacggagggagagaggagggagagagagagggagagagagagagagggagagagagagagagagagagagagagagagagagagagagagagagagagagagagagagagagagagagagagagagagagagagagagagagagagagagagagagagagagagagagagagagagagagagagagagagagagagagagagagagagagagagagagagagagagagagagagagatcgggtCAGaaagacacactcactcactctgtgtGATTGGATTAAAAATAGAGCTGTGGACAGGCTCTCTGAAAGGTGAGAATAACCAGCGGGAATGATCAGGGACAGCCAAGCAGGACCTTTGTGTGTTTCCTGAATAACACTCATCAAACCACACTGACATAGTtatatatacaggtaactgccaaaataaaggaaacccgaacataaagtgtcttaatagggcgttgggccaccacgagccagaacaactTCAACGCACCTtcacatagattctacaagtgtctggaactctactgtagggatgcaacaccattcttccacgagaaattccataatttggtgttttattgATGGTGGTAGTCGCCAATAAGTGttgaattgggttgagatctggtgactgataTGGCCATGGGATATGGTTGACATGGatgtcatgctcatcaaaccattcagtgaccactcatgcCCTGTGGATGGAGGCCTTGTCATTCTATGGGGGGCATAGCCAAGGTAGCCAAAAtcatggcctgcccagcatttttatacatgaccctaagtacGGTggcatgttaattgcttaattaactaaaaaaacagacctgtgtgggagcacctgctttcaatatactttgcatCCCTCATTtaatcaagtgtttccattattctggcagttacatgtatatgtcatttagcagacactgttaTCTAAAGTGACTTACACTCACGCATACATTTCACATATGGATGGTATTGGGActtgaacccactatcctggcattgcaagcacaatcctctaccaactgagctattgAGGACCAACGCTGCCATGCTTTCTGCTTTTTGCAGACCTCTCACAGAAAACACTGTGTATACAAAGTAATGCGaccttcattcattcattcattcatttgtaaTGTGCAATTGTGATATAGAAACATTCTAAAGCATGTTCAAGACCCATATTATTTTCAAAATAAGACAAAGGGTGgaaacagagtgtgtgtgtgtgtgtgtgtgtgtgtgtgtgtgtgtgtgtgtgtgtgtgtgtgtgtgtgaagtcttcCAGGGGTCAGGGTGCTGCTGGTGGGGCCATAATGAAGATTAATGTACTGGAAGCCTCTGACTacgttgaaaaaaaaaaaaactctgcgTTGCTGGTACTGTGTGTGCCT
This genomic window contains:
- the LOC106610736 gene encoding trichohyalin: MSKIYEKYSDGDSAGILHSQFSPQEQVMKFLTEKEEEEAWKDFFDSHLQEKLCEERRWTEKKFSNRKREVESWIVEIQQEWRWREKAQRDMVFKLLIMDLPQRRRVIENLRETDDPASDQLEREMDGEDRRTENIGMIKRSEEGDGRRGKEVEEMNEGCRRCQGDGARGKERNQSRGERKEEEKRYQMLVEMQRIRSHEEKRERETFLRNKEREEKKREEEERTRERAHLAKQKRDADRREREVHRMEREIVEKRKEVDHRVMSVNRKVFSLRSEAEQIRKERKSLRMFQSKLENLGPNMEGQSRAQNQGLNMEVQSRAQNQGLNMEVQSRAQNQELNMEVQSRAQNQGLNMEVQSRVQNQELNMEVQSRVQNQGLNMEVQSRAQNQVVRMETQSENQEGKRSVKQSADQGRQKCSVKADEEKTRHDIRREEEKRKIEEGDKKDEILSV